The following proteins are co-located in the Paralichthys olivaceus isolate ysfri-2021 chromosome 10, ASM2471397v2, whole genome shotgun sequence genome:
- the nxph2a gene encoding neurexophilin-2 — MSALQTLLLLCLLHQVTCRKVHGGATELIEWGDGNNEQKISPTGASPRILNPLRLFAKGSPGFKSSMREITYLQNMEDFWDWLSNQTDAQGAQARTKRRPIVKTGKFKKMFGWGDFHSNIKTVKLNLLITGKIVDHGNGTFSVYFRHNSTGMGNVSVSLVPPSKVVEFEITQQSTLETKDTKSFNCRIEYEKTDRNKKTAMCNFDQSKVCYQEHTQSHVSWLCSKPFKVICIYIAFYSVDYKLVQKVCPDYNYHSDTPYSSTG, encoded by the coding sequence GTCACATGCAGGAAGGTGCACGGAGGCGCCACAGAGCTCATCGAGTGGGGAGACGGTAATAATGAACAGAAGATTTCTCCCACGGGGGCCAGCCCACGGATCCTCAACCCCCTACGTTTGTTTGCCAAGGGCTCCCCCGGGTTTAAGAGTAGCATGAGGGAAATAACATATTTACAGAACATGGAGGACTTTTGGGACTGGTTATCTAACCAGACAGATGCTCAGGGTGCACAGGCCAGAACTAAACGCAGGCCCATCGTCAAGACCGGCAAGTTCAAAAAGATGTTTGGGTGGGGGGACTTCCACTCAAACATCAAGACTGTCAAACTCAACCTGCTGATCACGGGGAAGATCGTGGACCATGGGAATGGCACTTTTAGCGTTTACTTCCGCCACAACTCCACAGGCATGGGCAACGTGTCAGTCAGCCTAGTGCCACCCTCCAAGGTGGTGGAGTTTGAGATCACCCAGCAGTCCACGCTGGAGACCAAAGACACCAAATCGTTCAACTGCCGCATCGAGTACGAGAAGACAGACCGCAACAAGAAGACTGCAATGTGCAACTTCGACCAGTCCAAGGTGTGCTACCAGGAGCACACGCAGAGCCACGTGTCCTGGCTGTGCTCGAAACCCTTTAAAGTCATATGCATCTATATAGCCTTTTACAGTGTAGACTATAAACTGGTGCAGAAGGTATGCCCTGACTACAACTACCATAGCGACACACCTTACTCCTCCACAGGATGA
- the spopla gene encoding speckle-type POZ protein-like A isoform X2, which translates to MSRVPTPPPPGEMSSGPVAESWCYTQVKVVKFSYMWTINNFSFCREEMGEVLKSSTFSSGPNDKMKWCLRVNPKGLDDESKDYLSLYLLLVSCPKSEVRAKFKFSLLNAKREETKAMESQRAYRFVQGKDWGFKKFIRRDFLLDEANGLLPDDKLTLFCEVSVVQDSVNISGQSNMNMLKVPECQLSDDLGNLWECSRFTDCSLYVGGQEFKAHKSILAARSPVFNAMFEHEMEESKKNRVDISDVDPDVFKEMMGFIYTGKAPNLEKMADNLLAAADKYALERLKVMCEEALCNSLSVENVADTLILADLHSAEQLKAQAIDFINRCSVLRQLGCKDGKNWNSNHATDIMETAGWKSMIQSHPHLVAEAFRALASAQCPPFGLPRKRLKQS; encoded by the exons ATGTCACGGGttcccacccctcctcctcctggggAGATGTCAAGTGGACCTGTGGCAGAGAGCTGGTGTTACACACAG gtCAAAGTTGTGAAGTTTTCCTACATGTGGACCATAAACAACTTTAGTTTTTGCAGAGAAGAAATGGGCGAAGTGTTGAAGAGCTCTACCTTCTCTTCTGGTccaaatgacaaaatgaaatg GTGTCTGCGAGTCAACCCAAAGGGACTTGATGATGAAAGCAAAGACTATCTGTCACTGTATTTACTTCTTGTTAGTTGTCCAAAAAGTGAAGTCAGAGCAAAGTTCAAGTTTTCTTTGTTGAACGCtaaaagagaggagacaaaagcaATGG AAAGCCAAAGAGCATACAGATTTGTCCAAGGTAAAGACTGGGGCTTCAAAAAGTTTATAAGGAGAGATTTCCTCCTCGATGAAGCCAATGGACTCTTACCAGATGACAAGCTCACCCTCTTCTGTGAG GTCAGCGTTGTCCAGGACTCTGTTAACATTTCGGGCCAGTCCAACATGAACATGCTGAAGGTACCGGAGTGCCAGCTGTCTGATGACCTAGGGAATCTATGGGAGTGTTCACGCTTCACAGACTGCAGCCTTTATGTGGGAGGGCAGGAGTTCAAAGCCCACAAATCCATCCTCGCAG cgaGGTCTCCGGTCTTTAATGCTATGTTTGAACATGAAATGGAAGAAAGTAAAAAG AACCGTGTTGACATCAGTGACGTGGACCCGGATGTCTTTAAGGAAATGATGGGCTTCATCTATACAGGAAAGGCCCCAAACCTGGAGAAGATGGCAGACAATTTGCTGGCAGCTGCAGATAAA TATGCTTTGGAGCGTTTAAAGGTCATGTGCGAAGAGGCCTTGTGCAACAGCCTTTCAGTGGAGAATGTGGCCGACACCCTCATCTTAGCAGACTTGCACAGTGCCGAGCAGCTCAAAGCACAAGCCATAGATTTTATCAACAG GTGCAGTGTCCTGAGACAGCTGGGCTGTAAAGATGGAAAGAACTGGAATAGCAA TCATGCTACAGATATAATGGAGACTGCAGGCTGGAAGTCAATGATCCAGTCCCATCCTCACTTGGTTGCCGAGGCCTTTCGCGCCCTGGCTTCAGCACAGTGCCCACCCTTTGGTCTTCCCAGGAAGCGTCTAAAACAGTCCTGA
- the spopla gene encoding speckle-type POZ protein-like A isoform X1, producing the protein MSRVPTPPPPGEMSSGPVAESWCYTQVKVVKFSYMWTINNFSFCREEMGEVLKSSTFSSGPNDKMKCGVSLFSRCLRVNPKGLDDESKDYLSLYLLLVSCPKSEVRAKFKFSLLNAKREETKAMESQRAYRFVQGKDWGFKKFIRRDFLLDEANGLLPDDKLTLFCEVSVVQDSVNISGQSNMNMLKVPECQLSDDLGNLWECSRFTDCSLYVGGQEFKAHKSILAARSPVFNAMFEHEMEESKKNRVDISDVDPDVFKEMMGFIYTGKAPNLEKMADNLLAAADKYALERLKVMCEEALCNSLSVENVADTLILADLHSAEQLKAQAIDFINRCSVLRQLGCKDGKNWNSNHATDIMETAGWKSMIQSHPHLVAEAFRALASAQCPPFGLPRKRLKQS; encoded by the exons ATGTCACGGGttcccacccctcctcctcctggggAGATGTCAAGTGGACCTGTGGCAGAGAGCTGGTGTTACACACAG gtCAAAGTTGTGAAGTTTTCCTACATGTGGACCATAAACAACTTTAGTTTTTGCAGAGAAGAAATGGGCGAAGTGTTGAAGAGCTCTACCTTCTCTTCTGGTccaaatgacaaaatgaaatg TGGCGTCTCTTTATTTTCCAGGTGTCTGCGAGTCAACCCAAAGGGACTTGATGATGAAAGCAAAGACTATCTGTCACTGTATTTACTTCTTGTTAGTTGTCCAAAAAGTGAAGTCAGAGCAAAGTTCAAGTTTTCTTTGTTGAACGCtaaaagagaggagacaaaagcaATGG AAAGCCAAAGAGCATACAGATTTGTCCAAGGTAAAGACTGGGGCTTCAAAAAGTTTATAAGGAGAGATTTCCTCCTCGATGAAGCCAATGGACTCTTACCAGATGACAAGCTCACCCTCTTCTGTGAG GTCAGCGTTGTCCAGGACTCTGTTAACATTTCGGGCCAGTCCAACATGAACATGCTGAAGGTACCGGAGTGCCAGCTGTCTGATGACCTAGGGAATCTATGGGAGTGTTCACGCTTCACAGACTGCAGCCTTTATGTGGGAGGGCAGGAGTTCAAAGCCCACAAATCCATCCTCGCAG cgaGGTCTCCGGTCTTTAATGCTATGTTTGAACATGAAATGGAAGAAAGTAAAAAG AACCGTGTTGACATCAGTGACGTGGACCCGGATGTCTTTAAGGAAATGATGGGCTTCATCTATACAGGAAAGGCCCCAAACCTGGAGAAGATGGCAGACAATTTGCTGGCAGCTGCAGATAAA TATGCTTTGGAGCGTTTAAAGGTCATGTGCGAAGAGGCCTTGTGCAACAGCCTTTCAGTGGAGAATGTGGCCGACACCCTCATCTTAGCAGACTTGCACAGTGCCGAGCAGCTCAAAGCACAAGCCATAGATTTTATCAACAG GTGCAGTGTCCTGAGACAGCTGGGCTGTAAAGATGGAAAGAACTGGAATAGCAA TCATGCTACAGATATAATGGAGACTGCAGGCTGGAAGTCAATGATCCAGTCCCATCCTCACTTGGTTGCCGAGGCCTTTCGCGCCCTGGCTTCAGCACAGTGCCCACCCTTTGGTCTTCCCAGGAAGCGTCTAAAACAGTCCTGA